Within the Paenibacillus sp. AN1007 genome, the region GCAAAAAAAGAGGCCCCGAACCAAGGCAAGCTGTCCTAGGTTGGAACCTTCAGATGAAAATTTAAATTCTTCGTCATGCCTTACTTTTCATCTCTGACTTTGACTAACGCTTCGTCCAAAACACGTATAACTTTGTCACACCACTGATCAAATTCGGGGTCTTCGATCTGTAATTCGGGATGCTTCAGGATGTGCTCAATGGTGATGCGAATTCCCTGATCCGCCCGGGTCACCGCTGTAAATTCAGGCACCAGCCGCTTTACCTTGCTGTTATCAAAGACAACCGTATTGGCTTTATCTCCAAGCAGACCTCCCCGCAAATCCAGATCACTGCTGGCTGCCAGAAAATCCGAAGGTACATGAACCGCTTTAAGCTGAACCCCAAGCACACCTGCAATAATCTCATGAATCTGGTTCCATGTGACAGATTCATCCGAGGTGATATGTACGGCTTCACCAATCGCATGAATATTGCCCATTAATCCAATAAAACCTTTGGCAAAATCACTATTGTGCGTGATTGTCCATAACGAAGTTCCGTCACCGTGAATGATTACCGGTTTATTTTCTATCATACGCTTCAGAACCTGCCAGCTTCCTTTCGCACCGTGCACACCAAGGGGTACCGATTTATGACCATAGGTATGACTTGGCCTAACGATCGTTACAGGGAAACCTTCGTCCCGATATAATTTCATCAGATAGTCTTCACATGCAATTTTGTTACGGGAATACTCCCAAAATGGATTGGATAAAGGCGTTCCTTCCGTAATTCTGTAGTCGGACAGTGGTGTCTGATATGCGGATGCAGAACTGATGAAGATGAACTGCTTGGTTTTCCCTTTAAATAAACGATAATCTCTCTCCAGCTGGGATGGGACAAAAGCAATAAAGTCTGCCACAACATCAAATTCCAGATCGGCAATCAGCTCAGCAACCCGCTTCTCATCATTAATGTCAGCTTGAAGCACCTGTACTTCTGCAGGCAGTTCATCGTTATGGTTCCCTCGATTAATCAAGTAGAGTTCACAGCCCTGTTTCGCAAGCATCTCGGTAATCGCCGTACTAATCGTGCCTGTCCCTCCAATAAATAGCGCTTTCATGACTACACCTCCAGATCGATTTGCTTCCCCGTTCATGATATCATGCAGCTGAAAAAGGAGCAAAGTTCGAATAATCGAACCCTGCCCCTTCCACGTATGTCTCCAAGTTAAAATTGTATATTAACGCTTCGCGGAACGATCAGACCACCTTGATGGTACCGTAGATCATGTACATACCGCAGTGAATTTCGTATTCACCCGGTGCCAGGTCTTGATCAACCGTGTAATAGTTGTCTCCCTTTTGCATATACAGATCCATGCCGAGCTGCTGAGAACCGACCGATTTAACGTGTGTCACGCTCCGGGTCAAGATAAAATTAATTTTCGTTGGAACCCCCGCTTTCACTTCAATGACATTAGGCTCGAATCCGTCATTGCTCACGTTGACATCAACGACCTCATATCCTTTCAAATCCTCCGGTGTCTGGGCTTGAGCAGTTGCTGCACTTTCTGATCCCGGGGATACGTCTTTGCCCATGAAATATACATAAAATCCTCCAAGCAGTGCAATCACGGCCACACCAAGCGTTAAGAAAGGCCATGCTTTTTTAAACCAGCTATTCATGTGAACACTCCTTATTCCGTTGTCCCATCATCATATTGTTGTGGATGGATGTACTTTACAAGCATACCCGATTCTAAGTCCTATGAAAATGACCCCTCTGGGCTATTCCTGACTAACCTGTGAACGCTATGAAAAAAAGCCTGATTTCTCAGGCTTAATATGATTCCAATTAGAATACATCACGGGTAATACATAAGTTCAAAATCATTCAGGAATATAAAGGTCCGCTCTGACTTCGCCGCACCCGCATTTTATACAGTTCCGGCAGGGCGACACCAATCAATACGATGATTACGCCTATCCACTGTAAACCGCTAACATGCTCATGCAGTACGATGGAGGATAGCAGTACGGCAACCGGCAGCTCCACCGCACCCAGAATACCTGCCATATCTCCACCGATATGAGGCACTCCGATTGCAAACAGCACCGGAGGGATAAATGCACCGAAGAATCCAAGCAGCAGTCCAAACACAAGCAGCTGACTCCAGATCAGTCCGTTAAACAGGAATGTCGGCGGAAACAGAATGCAGAGCAGAATCAGTCCGCCTGTAACCATCCATGCACTGCGAAAGGCCGGATGCGCGGAAGGAACCGCTTTGCCGCTGAATAGTACAAACAAGGAATAACTGACCGCTGCCATCAAACCAAAAGCAATGCCCAGACCGCTGATTTCACTAAGCCCCTGTTCCAGGAAACCCGCTGCAAGCAGTGTGCCGCCAAAAAGAATAATAAGCGTCAGGAACGTAACTTTATTCGGACGCTGGCGTTTGCTGATCGCCTGAATCAGCACACTGATCCACGTGAATTGAAAGAGCAGAATAATGGCAAGTGATGCCGGAATGTAGCGCAGCGATTGATAATAAACAAGCCCCGTAATGACAGTTGGCGTTCCAGCCGCCATCAGCAGCAGACGTTGTTTCCAGCTTAAACGTGAGAACACCTTGGAAGCCGCTGCGGTTACCTGTTTTCCATTAGGCTGCATTCTCCGTTTAGATCTGAAACGAGTGTATAATGCCAGCATCCAGGTCAGGATAAAGCCGGTAATCAGCTGTGTTCCTACAACCTCGCCAAGCTGATATCCCTGACCATATGCCAATACAACAATGGTGGATAGAATACCGTAACTCATCGCTCCTGCAAGGACAGATAGATAATATTTCATGTAATAAACCTCCTGTTGATCCATATGCGCCCCTGATTCGGGTCCGTGTAAGGTCACAACCGCGTATTTAAATGCAAAAAATCCTAACTCCGAGCAGAGAATACGTTGATTCCCTGGCATCGTAGTTAGGAAGTATAGGCTTCCCGTAGAGACCCTCGCCCTGTGTACACTTTCGGCCTGCGAGGTTATACGAATTAAAGTATGCATTTTAAAATATCGCTCATGTGTGACGACTTTTCATATATTACATCGGGGGTGAGGTGGTGTCAACCCATTTTATTTTTTAAGTTAAATTTTAAGTTTTTCACTTCGTTACGTTGTCCCACTCCAGCGTTTGCTCGCAACCCGGATTTCAACCCTTCCAGATCCAGTCCGTCCATGGCAAAGGCTTCCCGAATTAAAGGCGGCGCCACGAATTCATCGTATTTACCGAGATAGGGCGCTTCATCTTCTGCAAGCAGTGCAGATGCATCCTGTGCCATCCGACATTCACTCATCATCTCGGCTAACAGTGTCCGTTCATCGACTTTGCCTGAAACTACAAAATAATACGGCTCCATCGGCACGACAGAACGTAAAGCCAGCCTTTTGGACAGATTGTGTTTCATCAACCGCTCCAGCGTACGAAAAGCTTTGCTTCCCACCCAGGGCAGTACGTACATGGAATCCCCTCCAGCAGGAATAACAACCTGCTTCAGCAGCCCACTCTCACGGGCCAGCCGGCGTGCACGCTCCAGACGGTTAACGGCTTGGGGTGACAAATACGGGTAGATGACCGATTCGGACAGAACCTCGCGCATCTTCTGCACTACAGCGGTATGGATATCCCCGCCTGCTCCAAGCCATAATGTATCGACTTTGCCTTTTGCCGACTTCACGTATACGGCCTTGTGTTTGTGATCGACCTCTTCCACTTTCCACAGCTTGCCTGCGAGCGAGAAACAATAACCCGGCGGCGGCACGGTTGTTATAGATCCGATCTCTTCCGAGCCATGCAGCACTTTATGCTCTTCATCGTCCTTGAACACAGCATAGAAGCGATAGTTATTCACAATTTTCTCACCCGTAAGTCCGATCAGCAGCGTCTGCTCTTCGGTCCACTGCAGATGATCCGTCTCGATCAGATAATTGAGAAAGGTTTGATACTGATCTGGTGTAATCTCTGAAAAAGGCGCCAGTGAGAGAATTGCGGCGGCAAGCTCTCTCGGCTCCGCCTCCCCCATACTTTTCAGCATGCTCATCGTCTGATGATAAAGTACACCGATAGGCATTTTACGGGCCTCCAGCGGTTCCACCCATTTGGTTCTGACATACAGCTCAATAACGGCTATAGCGCGCATTAACGTCCACGGCATTCGGGCTGGCAGTTGAGCTTCTTCATCCTCTTCCTCTGGACATACAAAAAGCATCTCTGATGCCATGTCATCCCGGCGCCCTGAGCGGCCGAGCCGCTGCACAAAGCTTGAAGCGCTGTATGGCGCTCCAAGCTGAACGACCCTCTCCAACTCTCCCAGGTCAATGCCAAGTTCAAGAGTAACCGTGGCCGCCGCCACAGCAGGTCCTGTACCTGTTCGGAGGGCAGCTTCTGTCTCCTCTCTAAGCATGGCCGAGATGCTTCCATGATGCACATGGAACACATCGCGCTCCTCTCTGCGCGCCGCGACACGGCGCATCTCCAGAATCGTAACTTCCGCATCCGTGCGGCTGTTGGTGAAGATGAGCGCTTTTTTGCGATGTGTGCTTTCGTAAATAAAGTCGTAATAGGCTTTACGCGCATGATGGAGCTGCTCGGCCTGCTCTTCGTTCTGTGCATCTGGAAACGAAAAATGCTCCACTCGAAGCCGCAGCTTGCGCCCGCCCGGGGAAGATACCACATCTACTCCTTGCCGTGTTCCCGCAGCAAGCCAGGCTGTAGCTGCATCATAATCACTGAGTGTAGCTGATAACCCGACTCTTCGAGGAATACAGCCTGCCATCCGTTCAATACGAGCCAGCTGACTCAGTACTTGAATCCCCCGGTCTGCACCCATAAATGCATGCACCTCATCAATAATGATGTAACGCAGATCGTGGAACAGAGCAGGGATGGCATTCGGTCGATTCATCAGCAGACCTTCCAGCGACTCTGGTGTAATCTGCAGCACGCCTGAAGGGTTTTTCATCAGCTTGGTTTTCTCCGCCTGCGGTACATCTCCGTGCCAATGCCAAACGGGAATATGACCTTCGGACAGCAGGTCTTTGAGGCGTTCAAACTGGTCGTTAATCAGTGCTTTTAAAGGTCCTATATAGAGAATGCCTACCGATTTGGAAGGCTGGTCGTACAGCTCGGTCAGTGCAGGGAAAAGGCAGCCTCCGTCTTGCCAGAGGCTGTCCCTGCCGCAATCAGCATGTGATGTGACGTGTTAAAACAGATACTGCATGCTTCAATCTGCGCTGGTCGTAGCGATTCCCATCTTTTTTTGTAGATAAATTCCTGTACAAACGGAGCCAGCTTGTAGAAAGGATTGTCACTCATAGCTCTAACTCCGCCAGGAAATCATCCAGCTCATCGGCCTCCGTTGATCCAGCCGTACCCTGGACCGCTGCTTTCGCTTGTGCAGCACGGTCACCAAGCAGCTGCTCAAAAGTCACTTCGGGATTCTGATGCAGCGTATGCAGCACATCCATAAAATCGCGCACTACCTCCCGTGTGGTCAGCAGCTCATCAGCACCAAGCCGGTTCACCGCCATTTGCATAAAATCAACTAATTGTTCATCCGTTAACTTCACTGTATATGCGAAATGAAGGGCATGAATCTGACGCAGCTTCTGCAGTAAGATTAGAATTTCTTCATGTGACAGCATCGCCAGCTTCAGAATAGGCCCCGTGTAATTCGCATACGCTCTTGCAGCGTATCGACCGTCAATTAGCCTGGAGCGCAGCGCTTCATAGCTGTATAGTCCACGACGTTCATCCTCCAGAAACTGCGGGGTTCCTCCCACAAAAATACCCAGGTGCTCTGCCTTGCCCTGCATCGTATCATTGAACATGGTCAGCAGCTTTTCGTAATTGCTTTGGCGAGAGATGCTGTTTGTAATTTTATACAGATTCACCGCCTCATCAATAAAAAGCAGCAGCCCTTTGTAACCGATACGAGCCATAAATTCAGACCACAATTTGAAATAATCATACCAGTTATCATCGTCAATAATTACGCCAACGGACAGCTCCTTCTTCGCCTCCGTTTTGGTGGCATATTCTCCTCGAAGCCATCGTAATGCGGCCTGCTTCCGGTCATCATCCGCATGTTTATATCCATTCCAGTAGGCTGCCAGTACTTTCGCAAAATCAAACCCGTGAACCAGATTCTGCATCTCTCCTGTCACCATGTAGATCTGATTCTCTACTTCCAGCGGCAGTGCAGGATCATCCGGGCGAATATTCAGATTATTCATCGCCGTTTGCTGCAGCCCTGCGATCCATTTTTGCAAAATAGGTTCCAATGCACCGCCATCCGGGCGTGTACGTGTAGACAGTCGTGTCATGAGTTCACGATATGCCGCCAGCCCTTGTCCTTTCGTACCGACAAGTCTGCGCTCGGGGGATAAATCCGCATCGGCAGTAACAAAGTCACGATCCATCGCATAATTACGAATCATCTGCAGGAGAAAGCTTTTACCACTGCCATACCGGCCCGTAATCAGCTTGAATGCGGCCCCCCCTTCAGCAATGTTGTCCAGATCTCGCAGGATGGCCTCTACTTCCGGCTTCCGTCCTACGGCAATCTGCTCCAGACCAATGCGCGGAACAACTCCTGCCGTTAAAGAATTCACAAGTGCGGTCGTTAAACGTTTTGGAATTTTAAGCTCATTTCTTTTAGATTCACTTGGTTTCTGTTCCGTCATGCTATCACCTCTTCACATGTTCAAATATATCGATATAATCTGGAGAGATTCGGTCCCCGTCAATCAGCAGGTCTCCGA harbors:
- a CDS encoding SDR family oxidoreductase; amino-acid sequence: MKALFIGGTGTISTAITEMLAKQGCELYLINRGNHNDELPAEVQVLQADINDEKRVAELIADLEFDVVADFIAFVPSQLERDYRLFKGKTKQFIFISSASAYQTPLSDYRITEGTPLSNPFWEYSRNKIACEDYLMKLYRDEGFPVTIVRPSHTYGHKSVPLGVHGAKGSWQVLKRMIENKPVIIHGDGTSLWTITHNSDFAKGFIGLMGNIHAIGEAVHITSDESVTWNQIHEIIAGVLGVQLKAVHVPSDFLAASSDLDLRGGLLGDKANTVVFDNSKVKRLVPEFTAVTRADQGIRITIEHILKHPELQIEDPEFDQWCDKVIRVLDEALVKVRDEK
- a CDS encoding cupredoxin domain-containing protein, coding for MNSWFKKAWPFLTLGVAVIALLGGFYVYFMGKDVSPGSESAATAQAQTPEDLKGYEVVDVNVSNDGFEPNVIEVKAGVPTKINFILTRSVTHVKSVGSQQLGMDLYMQKGDNYYTVDQDLAPGEYEIHCGMYMIYGTIKVV
- a CDS encoding DMT family transporter; this encodes MKYYLSVLAGAMSYGILSTIVVLAYGQGYQLGEVVGTQLITGFILTWMLALYTRFRSKRRMQPNGKQVTAAASKVFSRLSWKQRLLLMAAGTPTVITGLVYYQSLRYIPASLAIILLFQFTWISVLIQAISKRQRPNKVTFLTLIILFGGTLLAAGFLEQGLSEISGLGIAFGLMAAVSYSLFVLFSGKAVPSAHPAFRSAWMVTGGLILLCILFPPTFLFNGLIWSQLLVFGLLLGFFGAFIPPVLFAIGVPHIGGDMAGILGAVELPVAVLLSSIVLHEHVSGLQWIGVIIVLIGVALPELYKMRVRRSQSGPLYS
- a CDS encoding ATP-binding protein, with product MTEQKPSESKRNELKIPKRLTTALVNSLTAGVVPRIGLEQIAVGRKPEVEAILRDLDNIAEGGAAFKLITGRYGSGKSFLLQMIRNYAMDRDFVTADADLSPERRLVGTKGQGLAAYRELMTRLSTRTRPDGGALEPILQKWIAGLQQTAMNNLNIRPDDPALPLEVENQIYMVTGEMQNLVHGFDFAKVLAAYWNGYKHADDDRKQAALRWLRGEYATKTEAKKELSVGVIIDDDNWYDYFKLWSEFMARIGYKGLLLFIDEAVNLYKITNSISRQSNYEKLLTMFNDTMQGKAEHLGIFVGGTPQFLEDERRGLYSYEALRSRLIDGRYAARAYANYTGPILKLAMLSHEEILILLQKLRQIHALHFAYTVKLTDEQLVDFMQMAVNRLGADELLTTREVVRDFMDVLHTLHQNPEVTFEQLLGDRAAQAKAAVQGTAGSTEADELDDFLAELEL